CTCCGATCCCGAGTCCCTGCTCGACGTGGAATTACCGGACCCGGCTCCCCAGGGGCGGGACTTGCTCGTCCGCGTCCACGCCATCTCCGTCAACCCCGCGGACGTGAAGGTCCGCTCGCCCAAGGACAAGACCGAGTCCTCGCCGCGTGTGCTCGGCTGGGATGCCTCGGGTGTGGTGGAGGCCACCGGGCCGGACGTGAAGCTCTTCAAGCGCGGGGACGCCGTCTACTACGCGGGCAGCATCCTGCGCCCCGGCTGTGACAGCGAGCTGCACCTGGTGGACGAGCGCATCGTCGGTCCCAAGCCGAAGTCGCTCGATGACGCCCAGGCGGCCGCCCTGCCCCTCACCGCGCTCACCGCCTACGAGGCCCTCTTCGATCGCTGCGCCATCGACCCGGGCGGCAGGCACTCGGGCCGCACGCTCCTCGTCATCAACGGCGCGGGCGGGGTGGGCTCCATCGCCATCCAGCTCGCCAGGCTGGCGGGCTTGCGCGTCATCGCCACCGCCTCCCGTCCCGAGTCCCAGCAGTGGTGCCGCGACATGGGCGCCCACCACGTCATCAACCACCGCGAGGACATCCCCCAGCAGCTCAAGGGCGTGGACATCCCCGAGGTCGACTACGTCTTCAACACCGTCGACACCGCGGGCTACTGGAACACCATGTGCGACGTCATCAAGCCCTTCGGCCGCATGGTCTCCATCGTCGAGACGAGCCAGCCCCTCGACCTCGGCCGGCTGATGGGCAAGAGCGTGAGCTTCTCGTGGGAGCTCATGTTCACCCGCTCGCGCTTCCAGACGCAGGACATGGAGGAGCAGCACCGCGCCCTGAAGCAGGTGGCCGAGTGGCTCGACGCCGGCCGCCTCCGCACGACGCTCACCGAGAAGCTCTCGCCCATCAACGCCGCCAACCTCCGCGCGGCGCACGCGAAGGTCGAGTCCGGGAAGATGGTGGGCAAGCTCGTCCTCTCCGGGTGGCGCTGACACCCATTTTTCTTTATTTACGCGTTTGACCAGGATGAGCCCGTGCTACGTCATGGCACGGGACCTCTCCCCTGGAGAACGCATGATCAGCCCCTTTCTGATTCGACGTGGTGCGCTGGCCCTCCTCGTGGCCCTGCTCCTGCCGGCGCCCTTCGCCGCCGCACATGGCCGGTATTTCAACGACGCGACGAGCATCCCCACGCAGCATCCCAACTGGATGCGCTGGGTGCCGGACAACACCCGGGTGTCGGCGCTCTCGCTGCCGGGCACGCATGACACCATGGCCGATGAGACGGAATGGTATGTGACCGTCTTCGAGCGCGCGTGGATCCTCACCCAGGGCCTGAATCTGCGCCCGCAGCTCGACGCGGGCGTGCGCGCCGTGGACATCCGCGCCCGCCACATCGGGGACCGCTTCACCCTCCATCATGGTGCGTACTACCTGATGACAACCTTCGATGACGTGCTGAGCACCACGGTGCAGTTCCTCAAGGACAACCCCACCGAGACCGTGCTCATGCGCGTCAAGAAGGAGCACACCGAGGAGAACACCACCCGCTCCTTCGCCGCGACGTTCGAGTGGTA
The sequence above is drawn from the Archangium gephyra genome and encodes:
- a CDS encoding zinc-binding alcohol dehydrogenase family protein; the protein is MKAVALKRYLPSSDPESLLDVELPDPAPQGRDLLVRVHAISVNPADVKVRSPKDKTESSPRVLGWDASGVVEATGPDVKLFKRGDAVYYAGSILRPGCDSELHLVDERIVGPKPKSLDDAQAAALPLTALTAYEALFDRCAIDPGGRHSGRTLLVINGAGGVGSIAIQLARLAGLRVIATASRPESQQWCRDMGAHHVINHREDIPQQLKGVDIPEVDYVFNTVDTAGYWNTMCDVIKPFGRMVSIVETSQPLDLGRLMGKSVSFSWELMFTRSRFQTQDMEEQHRALKQVAEWLDAGRLRTTLTEKLSPINAANLRAAHAKVESGKMVGKLVLSGWR